Below is a genomic region from Burkholderia pseudomultivorans.
GACGGCCTGCACCAGGCGGTCGAGGCGAAGGAGCACGTGAAGATCCAGAGCGAGAACCAGACGCTCGCGTCGATCACGTTCCAGAACTACTTCCGGATGTACGCGAAGCTCGCCGGCATGACCGGCACCGCCGACACCGAAGCGTACGAATTCAACGAGATCTACGGTCTCGAGACGGTCGTGATCCCGACCAACCGTCCGCCGAAGCGGATCGACAAGCAGGATCAGATCTACAAGACGGCGAAGGAGCGCTACGACGCGGTGATCCGCGACATCCGCGACTGCTACGAGCGCGGCCAGCCGGTGCTGGTCGGCACGACCTCGATCGAGAACTCCGAGCTGCTGTCGCACCTGCTGAAGCAGGCCGGGCTGCCGCACGAAGTGCTGAACGCGAAGCAGCACGAGCGCGAAGCGGCGATCGTCGCCGAGGCCGGCCGGCCGAAGCGCATCACGATCGCGACCAACATGGCCGGCCGCGGTACCGACATCGTGCTCGGCGGCAATGCCGAGAAGCAGGCCGCGTTCATCGAGGCCGACGACTCGATCCCGGCCGACGAAAAGGCGCGCCGCATCAAGCAGCTGCATGACGAGTGGGAAACGCTGCACGAGCAGGTGAAGGCCGCGGGCGGCCTGCACATCATCGGCACCGAACGCCACGAATCGCGCCGAATCGACAACCAGCTGCGCGGCCGCGCGGGCCGCCAGGGCGACCCGGGCTCCTCGCGCTTCTACCTGTCGCTCGACGATCCCTTGCTGCGCATCTTCGCGGGCGACCGCGTGCGCGCGATCATGGACCGCCTGAAGATGCCGGAAGGCGAGGCGATCGAAGCCGGCATCGTCACGCGCTCGATCGAATCCGCGCAGCGCAAGGTCGAAGCGCGCAACTTCGACATCCGCAAGCAGCTGCTCGAATACGACGACGTGTCGAACGACCAGCGCAAGGTCATCTACCAGCAGCGCAACGAACTGCTCGAAGCGCACGACATCACCGAGACGATCGGCGCGATGCGTCGCAGCGTGATCGGCGACGTGGTCCGCCAGTTCGTGCCGGAGGGCAGCATCGAAGAGCAGTGGGACGTGCCCGAGCTTGAGGAAGCGCTGCGCAACGACTGGCAGCTCGATCTCGCGATCCAGGAAATGGTGAACGAGTCGTCGTCGATCACCGCCGACGAGATTCTCGAAGCGGTGACGACGGCCGCCGACGAGCAGTACGAAGCGAAGGTCGCGATGGTCGGCCGCGAATCGTTCAGCGCGTTCGAGCGTTCGGTGATGCTGCAGACGGTCGACCGCCTGTGGCGCGAGCACCTCGCGGCGCTCGACCATCTGCGCCAGGGCATCCATCTGCGCGGCTATGCGCAGAAGAATCCGAAGCAGGAATACAAGCGCGAGGCGTTCGAACTGTTCGCCGCGATGCTCGAGGCGATCAAGCAGGAAGTCACGCGGATCGTGATGAACGTGCAGATCCAGTCGCCCGAGCAGCTCGAGGAAGCGGCCGAGCAGATCGAGGAGCGCGGCAGCGGCAGTCTCGACAACGTCGAGTATCAGCACGCCGAATTCGCCGAAGCCGGCGCACCGTCCGCGGGCGGCGCAGCCGTCGCGGCGGCCGCGGCGACGGCCGACATGGTCGGCAGCGCAATGGCCCACAGCGGCCCGGGCGGCGAGTTGCCGAAGGTCGGCCGCAACGACCTGTGCCCGTGCGGCAGCGGCAAGAAGTACAAGCACTGTCACGGGAAGCTGTCATGATCGGATGCGGCGCGCGCCACGCGCGCCGCGTCGCTTGCAGCTTCGCGTGAGCGAGGTGAGTTGCGGCGGCCCGCATGTGCGGCCGCCGGTTCTTCAAATCGATGCCGGCACGCGCCGGCATTTTCCATCCGGCAGGTGTGCCCCATGGCTGTCAATTTTCCGTCGATCGATCCCGCCCAACTGCATCCCGTCGCCGGCGTCACGCTCGGCTGGGCAGAAGCGAACATCCGCAAGCCGAATCGCAAGGACGTGCTGGTCATTTCCGTCGACGAAAGCGCGACGGTCGCCGGCGTATTCACCGAGAACCGCTTCTGCGCCGCGCCGGTGACGGTGTGCCGCGAGCACCTCGCGAAGGTGCGCGCAGGCGGCCCCGGCATTCGCGCGCTCGTCGTGAACACCGGCAATGCGAATGCAGGCACCGGCGAGCCGGGTCTCGTGAACGCACGCGAAACCTGCGCGGAACTCGCGCGCCTCGCGGGCATCGAGGCCTCGCAGGTGCTGCCGTTCTCGACCGGCGTGATCCTCGAGCCGCTGCCGATCGACCGCCTGAAGGCCGGCCTGCCGGCCGCGCTCGCGAACCGCAAGGCCGCGAACTGGTACGACGCCGCGCAGGCGATCATGACGACCGACACGCTGCCGAAGGCCGCGTCGCGCCAGGTGACGATCGACGGCCACACGGTCACGCTGACGGGCATCAGCAAGGGCGCCGGCATGATCAAGCCGAACATGGCGACCATGCTCGGCTTCCTCGCGTTCGACGCGACGGTGGCGCAACCGGTGCTCGACGTGCTCGTGAAGGAAGTGGCCGACCGCTCGTTCAACTGCATCACGATCGACGGCGACACCTCGACGAACGACTCGTTCATGCTGATCGCGTCGGGCAAGAGCGCGCTGCCTGCGATCACGTCGACCGATTCGCCCGCGTATGCGGCGCTGCGCGACGCGGTGACCGAACTCGCGCAGGTGC
It encodes:
- the secA gene encoding preprotein translocase subunit SecA — its product is MTTGFLQKIFGSRNQRLVKQYQKTVAAINALETQIEKLTDDQLRGKTDEFRQRVAAGESLDKLLPEAFAVCREASRRVLKMRHFDVQLIGGMVLHYGKIAEMRTGEGKTLVATLPVYLNALSGRGVHVVTVNDYLAQRDAEWMARLYNFLGLSVGINLSGMEHDQKQQAYAADITYGTNNEFGFDYLRDNMVYETDARVQRALNFAVVDEVDSILIDEARTPLIISGQAEDHTELYVRMNALPPLLERQIGEEKADGTGVEKPGDYTLDEKSRQVFLTESGHEKAERLLAEWGLIGEGESLYAPQNITLMHHVYAALRAHTLFHKDQHYVVQNGEVIIVDEFTGRLMAGRRWSDGLHQAVEAKEHVKIQSENQTLASITFQNYFRMYAKLAGMTGTADTEAYEFNEIYGLETVVIPTNRPPKRIDKQDQIYKTAKERYDAVIRDIRDCYERGQPVLVGTTSIENSELLSHLLKQAGLPHEVLNAKQHEREAAIVAEAGRPKRITIATNMAGRGTDIVLGGNAEKQAAFIEADDSIPADEKARRIKQLHDEWETLHEQVKAAGGLHIIGTERHESRRIDNQLRGRAGRQGDPGSSRFYLSLDDPLLRIFAGDRVRAIMDRLKMPEGEAIEAGIVTRSIESAQRKVEARNFDIRKQLLEYDDVSNDQRKVIYQQRNELLEAHDITETIGAMRRSVIGDVVRQFVPEGSIEEQWDVPELEEALRNDWQLDLAIQEMVNESSSITADEILEAVTTAADEQYEAKVAMVGRESFSAFERSVMLQTVDRLWREHLAALDHLRQGIHLRGYAQKNPKQEYKREAFELFAAMLEAIKQEVTRIVMNVQIQSPEQLEEAAEQIEERGSGSLDNVEYQHAEFAEAGAPSAGGAAVAAAAATADMVGSAMAHSGPGGELPKVGRNDLCPCGSGKKYKHCHGKLS
- the argJ gene encoding bifunctional glutamate N-acetyltransferase/amino-acid acetyltransferase ArgJ, whose product is MAVNFPSIDPAQLHPVAGVTLGWAEANIRKPNRKDVLVISVDESATVAGVFTENRFCAAPVTVCREHLAKVRAGGPGIRALVVNTGNANAGTGEPGLVNARETCAELARLAGIEASQVLPFSTGVILEPLPIDRLKAGLPAALANRKAANWYDAAQAIMTTDTLPKAASRQVTIDGHTVTLTGISKGAGMIKPNMATMLGFLAFDATVAQPVLDVLVKEVADRSFNCITIDGDTSTNDSFMLIASGKSALPAITSTDSPAYAALRDAVTELAQVLSQLIVRDGEGATKFMTVQVEGGRNVAECRQIAYAIGHSPLVKTAFYASDPNLGRILAAIGYAGVADLDVGSIDLYLDDVLVAKAGGRNPAYLEEDGQRVMKQSEITIRVLLGRGDAQATVWTCDLSHDYVSINADYRS